In Pseudomonas abieticivorans, the genomic window TACAGCAATTACCTCAAGCAGCTCGATGGCATGCAGGAGATGATGGCCCAGGGTGCGAAAATCCTGCCGCTCAAGAACATGAAAGACACCATGGCCGGCCAACCGTCGACCTTGGTGCTGGTGATAGGCGAGTCGACTAACCGCGGGCACATGAGCCTTTACGGCTATGGCCGGGATACCAACCCCAACCTCGAAAAAATGCGCGACCAGTTGGATATTTTCAACAATGTCGTGACCCCGCGCCCCTACACCATTGAAGCGCTGCAACAGGTGCTGACCTTTGCCGACGAAGAGCACCCGGACCTGTTCCTGAAGACCCCGTCGATCGTCAGCATGATGAAACAGGCAGGCTACAAGACCTTCTGGATCACCAACCAGCAGACGCTGACCAAGCGCAACACCATGCTCACCACCTTCTCCGAACAGGCAGACGAGCAGTCGTACCTGAACAACAACCGCAACCAGAATGCCCGCCAGTACGACGGCGACGTGATCGAACCATTCGCCAAGGCTCTGACCGACAGCGCCCCGCGCAAACTGATCGTGATTCACCTGCTGGGCACCCACGTGGCCTACCAGTACCGCTTCCCGCCCGAGTACGCGAAGTTCAGCGACACCCAAGGCGCACCGCAAGGGTTCACTGGCGAAAAACTGCAGACCTACAACGACTATGACAATGCCGTGCTGTACAACGACTACGTCATTTCGAGCCTGATCAAGACCTACTCGGCCACCGACCCGAACGGCTTCTTGCTGTACCTGTCGGACCACGGCGAAGACGTGTACGACTCGGGCGACCACACCACCCTGGGCCGCAACGAAGGCGCACCGACGGCGCCCATGTACACCATTCCGTTCATGACCTGGGCCTCGCCCAAGTGGCGCAATGACCACGCCTGGGCTTTTGCCGGCGACGTCAACCGCCCCTACAGCAGCGCCAACCTGATCCACACCTTCGCCGACATGGCGGGCCTGAGCTTCGACGAGCTGGACCCAAGCAAGAGCCTGATCAATGCCAAGTTCAGCGAGCACACCCGCTGGATCGGCGACCCGTACAAGAGCAACGGGTTGATCGATTTCGCGACCATCGAAGACAAGAAGGTGAGTGGCGACAAGGCGGTGGTCAAGCAATAACCGGTGGGTGCAAAGCTTGCTTGCGGCAGGGAGCCAAGCGGTCTGGCGTCAGATCGCACGGCTTCTTCGCAAGCAAGCTTGCTCCCACAGTCAGGCCAAGGCTTTATCCAAGGCCTTCTCGATCTCGCCCTTGATGGTGCCGCCCATCATCGACAGCATCATCCCAAGCTTGATGTCGACGCGGATGTTGTCGTCGCCAATGCGGATGGTGCCGTTGGCGCCGCTGCGTTTGATCTCCACGGTGTCGCCTTCCCAGCGGGCCTGCAGGTCATATTCGCGGGCCAGTTTGTCCACCAGTGCTTCGGCTTTCTGGCGGGCGGCCTCGCGGCCCAGGCTATGTTGGCGCTCTACGCTGATCTGCGTCATTCAACCGTTCTCGAATCATTGATTTAGCTGCCTATAGTATCCCGGATGGCGTCGATATCCATCTGCTGCCAGCCTTGCCAAGACAAAGCAGGCCATGGGGATTAGAATGGCCAGTAATTTTTCCCGGTGACAGCGATATGAATGATCAGCGCAAAGGCAGCGATGCCGAACCCACCACCCATTTCGGCTACAAAAACGTGCCGGAAAGCCAAAAGGCCGACAAGGTCGCCGAGGTATTCCACTCGGTAGCGGCCAAGTACGACCTGATGAATGACGTGCTCTCGGGCGGCATGCACCGGTTGTGGAAACGCTTTGCCATCGAACTGTCGGGCGTGCGCAGCGGCAACCGGGTGTTGGACATCGCCGGCGGCACGGGCGACCTGACCCGCAAGTTCTCGCAACTGGTGGGCAGCACCGGCGAAGTGGTGCTGGCCGACATCAACGAATCGATGCTCAAGGTCGGCCGCGATCGCCTGCTGGACTTGGGCGTGGCCGGCAACGTCAAGTTCGTCCAGGCCGACGCTGAAAAGCTGCCGTTCCCCGACAACTACTTCGACTGCGTGACCATCGCCTTCGGCCTGCGCAACGTCACCCACAAGGACGACGCCATCGCCTCGATGCTGCGCGTGCTCAAACCGGGCGGCCGTCTGCTGGTGCTGGAGTTCTCCAAGCCCACCAACAAGTTCATGTCCAAGGTCTACGACGCCTACTCGTTCGCCTTCATGCCGTTGGCCGGCAAGCTGATCACCAATGACTCCGAGAGCTACCGCTACCTCGCCGAGTCGATCCGCATGCACCCAGACCAGGAAACCCTGAAGGCCATGATGGTACAGGCCGGCTTCGACCGCGTGACCTACCACAACATGACCTCTGGCATCGTCGCCCTGCACCGCGGTATCAAGCCCTGATGCTTTACCGCGGCCTGCTCGCCAGCGTCGAACACGGCATAAACCGTGTGTTGCGCCTGGACAGCACGGCATTGCCGCGCCTGGCCCGCCTGGAAGGCAAGGTGATCGAAGTCGATTGCCAAAACCCGGCCATGAGCCTATTCATCCTGCCCAGCGGCGAGGGCCTACTGCTGGCCAGCCAATGGGCGGCCGAGCCGGACTGCACGTTGCGCGCGCCGGCCAGCAGCCTGCTGCAACTGGCCACCAGCAAGGACAAGTCGGCGGTGCTGCATAGCCCGCAGGTGGACCTTGCCGGTGACAGTTCGGTACTGCTGGAGCTGACCGCGGTACTGCAAGACCTGGAACTGGACTGGGAATACGAGCTGCAACGCTGGCTCGGCCCGGTGGCCAGCCACCTGATCGGCGGCCATGTGCGCAGCCGTGCCCGCTGGACCCGCCAGGGCCTGGGCAGCCTTAATCAGAACCTGGCCGAATACCTGAGCGAAGAAAGCCGTACACTGGTCGGCAAACACGAAGCCGAAGCACGATTTTCTGAACTCGATGAGCTGAAAACCGATCTAGAACGCCTGGAGGCGCGTATCGAGCGCCTCACCCGATCCCTCAACTCCAGCGATAATGCATGAAGCTGCTTGCCGTCCGCCGTTTGTTGCGCATCCAGCGCGTCGTGATTCGCTACCGCCTCGATGACCTGCTGTTCGCCCTGCCACTGCCGTGGTTCCTGCGTGCGCTGCGCTTTGCCATGCCTTGGCGCTGGCTGCCACGCAAGGCCCTGGAGCTGAGCCGTGGCGCACGCCTGCGCCTGGCCCTGCAGGACCTGGGGCCGATTTTCATCAAGTTCGGGCAACTGTTGTCCACTCGCCGCGACCTGCTGCCAGAAGACATCGCCGATGAACTGATGCTGCTGCAGGACCGCGTGCCGCCCTTCGACCCGCAACTGGCGATCAAGCTGATCGAAGAGCAACTGGGCGCGACCATCGCCCAGGTGTTCAGCCGCTTCGATGTCGAGCCGCTGGCCTCCGCGTCGGTTGCGCAGGTGCATGCCGCGCGGCTCAAAAGCGGTGAAGAGGTGGTGGTCAAGGTGGTGCGCCCGGGCCTCAAGCCTGTGATCGGCCAAGACCTGGCGTGGCTGTTCCTGCTGGCACGCTGGGCCGAGCACTTTTCGGCCGACGCGCGCCTGCTGCACCCGGTGGACGTGGTGGCCGACTACGAAAAAACCATCTACGACGAACTCGACCTGCTGCGCGAGGCCGCCAACTCCAGCCAGTTGCGGCGCAACTTCGAAGGCTCGGACATGCTCTACGTGCCTCAGG contains:
- the cptA gene encoding phosphoethanolamine transferase CptA, whose translation is MTTAQQAPAARNRTDWAGIGWLFLFFWYFSGVTQGLILMTGTTGFEGFRQAFLLSALWLIPVLLFPSRTRAISAVLGVILFLCSLGSFGYFLIYKQEFSQSVIFIMFESNNAEAGEYLGQYFAWWMVPAFLAYAAVAVFLWTRLRPVYISKTKALVVSLALFLSLLVWPLVKQVKRQQDFDAGMEKFQDRLEPAVPWQLVIGYSNYLKQLDGMQEMMAQGAKILPLKNMKDTMAGQPSTLVLVIGESTNRGHMSLYGYGRDTNPNLEKMRDQLDIFNNVVTPRPYTIEALQQVLTFADEEHPDLFLKTPSIVSMMKQAGYKTFWITNQQTLTKRNTMLTTFSEQADEQSYLNNNRNQNARQYDGDVIEPFAKALTDSAPRKLIVIHLLGTHVAYQYRFPPEYAKFSDTQGAPQGFTGEKLQTYNDYDNAVLYNDYVISSLIKTYSATDPNGFLLYLSDHGEDVYDSGDHTTLGRNEGAPTAPMYTIPFMTWASPKWRNDHAWAFAGDVNRPYSSANLIHTFADMAGLSFDELDPSKSLINAKFSEHTRWIGDPYKSNGLIDFATIEDKKVSGDKAVVKQ
- a CDS encoding polyhydroxyalkanoic acid system family protein, with protein sequence MTQISVERQHSLGREAARQKAEALVDKLAREYDLQARWEGDTVEIKRSGANGTIRIGDDNIRVDIKLGMMLSMMGGTIKGEIEKALDKALA
- the ubiE gene encoding bifunctional demethylmenaquinone methyltransferase/2-methoxy-6-polyprenyl-1,4-benzoquinol methylase UbiE; its protein translation is MNDQRKGSDAEPTTHFGYKNVPESQKADKVAEVFHSVAAKYDLMNDVLSGGMHRLWKRFAIELSGVRSGNRVLDIAGGTGDLTRKFSQLVGSTGEVVLADINESMLKVGRDRLLDLGVAGNVKFVQADAEKLPFPDNYFDCVTIAFGLRNVTHKDDAIASMLRVLKPGGRLLVLEFSKPTNKFMSKVYDAYSFAFMPLAGKLITNDSESYRYLAESIRMHPDQETLKAMMVQAGFDRVTYHNMTSGIVALHRGIKP
- a CDS encoding ubiquinone biosynthesis accessory factor UbiJ; this translates as MLYRGLLASVEHGINRVLRLDSTALPRLARLEGKVIEVDCQNPAMSLFILPSGEGLLLASQWAAEPDCTLRAPASSLLQLATSKDKSAVLHSPQVDLAGDSSVLLELTAVLQDLELDWEYELQRWLGPVASHLIGGHVRSRARWTRQGLGSLNQNLAEYLSEESRTLVGKHEAEARFSELDELKTDLERLEARIERLTRSLNSSDNA